The Bacillus sp. Bos-x628 genome segment TTTTTCCACAGTTCTCACAAATTGCATGGTAATGGTCGGATGTCGCAAAATCAAATCGGCTTGAGGAATCACCATACGTTAATTCCTTTACTAATCCAGATTCTCGGAAGACTCGTAAATTGTTGTAAACCGTTGCTACACTCATATTAGGAAATTTCCCTTCAAGTGCTTTATATATATCGTCCGCGGTTGGGTGAGTCATAGAATTTACGAGAAACTCCAAGATGGCATGGCGCTGCGGAGTAATTCGAACACCGGTTTCTTTTAAAGCATCTAAAGCGTCTTTTAGTTCGTGAGCAGCCATTTCATCATGCACCTCTCTTCAAAAATATTCTTACATTATAATCTTTATAAATAGTGTACCCTCACAGTTGAAACTTTGTCAATTACAATCCTCTTTTTTACCTATTCTTATTCATAAAAAAGATCGGCATTTCTGCCGATCTGATCATGTTATCCAGTTAAGCATGAGATTTCAGTTCTTCAAGTGCCTCTTCGACATGGTCTTTCACCTTTACTTTTCGCCATTCTTTTACAAGTGTTCCTTCTTTATTAATCAGAAATGTTGATCGTTCGATTCCCATGTATTCTTTTCCGAAATTCTTTTTCAGCTTCCAGACACCAAATGCTTTTGACAGCTTTTGTTCATCATCCACTAGCAGTAAGAACGGTAAATCATGTTTTTCTTTAAACTTTTGGTGCTTATCCTGGCTATCTGGACTCACCCCAATAATGACCGCATCTAATTCTGCAAAGCTCTGATGACGATCACGGAAATCACATGCTTCTGTTGTACAGCCTGGTGTCATGTCTTTTGGATAGAAATAAAGGACAATATGCTTCCCTTTAAAATCTAAAAGCTTTACTTTCTCTCCATGGTCACCGGTTAATTCAATATCAGGTACTTGCTGTCCTACTTCAATTGTCATCACACAATCCCTCCAACCTATTTTTTAATAGCCTATCCAATTTTTAAAGGATATTCAACTAAGGACGCTTGCATTGGCATGTTAAAATAGGGATAGACGACGTGATACGTTGAGATAGGAGGCTATTTATGAAATTGACAGAATCAGAAAAATTGCATCAAGAGGCGCTGGAGCACATTGTTGGCGGGGTAAACAGCCCGTCTCGTTCATATAAAGCAGTAGGCGGCGGGTCACCTGTAGCAATGGAGAGAGGAGAAGGCGCGTATTTTTGGGATGTTGACGGAAATCGTTACATAGATTATTTGGCGGCATACGGTCCAATTATTACTGGACATGCCCATCCTCATATTACAAAAGCGATCAAAAAAGCTGCTGAGACTGGTGTCTTATACGGAACACCAACGAAGCATGAGGTAACATTTGCTAAAATGCTGAAGGAAGCGATTCCTTCTTTAGATAAAGTCCGATTTGTCAATTCGGGTACAGAAGCGGTGATGACAACCATTCGCGTGGCACGTGCTTATACTGGCAGAACCAAAATTATAAAATTCGCTGGGTGTTATCACGGTCATTCTGATCTTGTGCTTGTTGCAGCAGGTTCCGGTCCATCCACTTTAGGAACACCTGACTCGGCTGGCGTACCAAAAAGTATTGCAAATGAAGTCATCACGGTGCCATTTAATGATATCGAAAGCTACAAAGCCGCATTAGATCAATGGGGTGATGAGGTTGCAGCTGTCCTAGTTGAACCAATTGTCGGCAACTTTGGCATTGTGGAGCCTAAGGATGGGTTCTTGCAACAGGTCAATGATGCAACACACGAAAAAGGTGCGCTTGTCATCTATGATGAGGTCATTACAGCCTTTCGTTTTATGTATGGCGGTGCACAAGACTTACTTCAAGTGAAGCCTGATCTTACAGCATTAGGAAAAATCATTGGCGGCGGTCTTCCTATCGGAGCATATGGCGGTAAAAAAGAGATTATGGAACAAGTTGCCCCGCTCGGACCAGCCTATCAAGCTGGCACAATGGCAGGAAATCCTGCATCTATTCTTTCTGGTATTGCGTGTTTAGAAGTTTTAAAAGAAGACGGAGTATATGAACGTCTTGATCAACTTGGCGCCATATTAGAAGAAGGTATTTTAGCCTGTGCGAAGAAACATCAGGTCGATATTACTGTGAATCGCTTAAAAGGTGCTCTTACGATTTATTTTACAAAAGAAAAGATTGTGAACTACGAGCAGGCTGAGAATACAGACGGCGAAATGTTCGCTCGTTTCTTCAAATTGATGCTCACGCAAGGGATTAACCTTGCACCATCTAAGTATGAAGCTTGGTTCTTAACTATTGCACACACTGAAAAAGATATTTCTGATACGTTAAAAGCAGTAGATTATGCGTTTAAACAACTGAAAAAACAATAATATAATAAAAACAGACGTGAAAAATTGCGTCTGTT includes the following:
- a CDS encoding glutamate-1-semialdehyde 2,1-aminomutase; protein product: MKLTESEKLHQEALEHIVGGVNSPSRSYKAVGGGSPVAMERGEGAYFWDVDGNRYIDYLAAYGPIITGHAHPHITKAIKKAAETGVLYGTPTKHEVTFAKMLKEAIPSLDKVRFVNSGTEAVMTTIRVARAYTGRTKIIKFAGCYHGHSDLVLVAAGSGPSTLGTPDSAGVPKSIANEVITVPFNDIESYKAALDQWGDEVAAVLVEPIVGNFGIVEPKDGFLQQVNDATHEKGALVIYDEVITAFRFMYGGAQDLLQVKPDLTALGKIIGGGLPIGAYGGKKEIMEQVAPLGPAYQAGTMAGNPASILSGIACLEVLKEDGVYERLDQLGAILEEGILACAKKHQVDITVNRLKGALTIYFTKEKIVNYEQAENTDGEMFARFFKLMLTQGINLAPSKYEAWFLTIAHTEKDISDTLKAVDYAFKQLKKQ
- the bcp gene encoding thioredoxin-dependent thiol peroxidase; the protein is MTIEVGQQVPDIELTGDHGEKVKLLDFKGKHIVLYFYPKDMTPGCTTEACDFRDRHQSFAELDAVIIGVSPDSQDKHQKFKEKHDLPFLLLVDDEQKLSKAFGVWKLKKNFGKEYMGIERSTFLINKEGTLVKEWRKVKVKDHVEEALEELKSHA
- the perR gene encoding peroxide-responsive transcriptional repressor PerR, which translates into the protein MAAHELKDALDALKETGVRITPQRHAILEFLVNSMTHPTADDIYKALEGKFPNMSVATVYNNLRVFRESGLVKELTYGDSSSRFDFATSDHYHAICENCGKIVDFHYPGLDEVEQLASHVTGFKVSHHRLEIYGTCQECSKKENH